CGATGCGGCTCGAAGGCGTCGACGGTATCGGCTTCGTGGTGCTGGCGCCGAACGCACGGCGCGTGTCCGTGGTCGGAGATTTCAATTTCTGGGACGGGCGGCGCCATCCGATGCGGGTGCGCGGCGCCGGGTATTGGGAATTGTTCATTCCGCATGCCAAGGCGGGCGACCACTACAAGTTCGAGATCATCGGGCCGCATGGTCACCTGCTGCCGCTGAAATCCGATCCGCTGGCATTTGCGAGCGAGGTCCGTCCGAAGACGGCCTCCATCGTGTTCGACGAAGCGCATTTGCCACGGCCGCGCCCGGCGCCGGACGGCATCAACGCGCTGTCGGCGCCGATGTCGATCTACGAGATCCATCTCGGCTCGTGGCGGCGCAAGAACGGCGATGAATGGCTGACCTATCGCGAGCTTGCCGAACAGTTGCCGGCCTATGCGCGCGACATGGGCTTCACCCATCTCGAATTCCTGCCCGTGAGCGAGCATCCCTTCGACGGATCCTGGGGCTATCAGCCGACCGGCCTCTATGCCCCGACAAGCCGTTTCGGGACTCCTGAAGATTTCGCCGCTCTCGTCGATGCCTGCCACCGCGAAGGCGTCGGCGTGCTGCTCGACTGGGTGCCCGGTCACTTCCCCGACGATCCGCACGGGCTCGGCAGCTTCGACGGCACCGCCGTCTACGAGCACGCCAACCCGCTGCAGGGCCGCCACCTCGACTGGGGCACCTTGATCTACAATTACGGCCGCACCGAAGTGACGAACTTCCTGGTGTCGAATGCGCTATTCTGGCTGGAGCGCTATGCAATCGACGGCCTGCGCGTCGATGCGGTCGCCTCCATGCTCTATCTCGACTACAGCCGGCCGCCCGGCGCCTGGATCCCGAACCAGTATGGCGGCCGCGAAAACATCGAGGCGATCAACTTCCTGCGCCGCTTCAACACCGAGGTCTTCGCGCGCTTCCCGCAGGCGACCACGGCGGCCGAGGAGTCCACCGCCTGGCCGCAGGTCTCGCGCCCGGTCGAATTCGGCGGGCTCGGCTTCGGCTACAAGTGGAACATGGGCTGGATGCACGACACGCTGAACTACATCAGCAAGGATCCGATCCATCGCAAGCACCACCACGGCGACATCCTGTTCGGCCTGCACTACGCCTTCTCGGAAAATTTCATCCTGCCGCTCTCGCATGACGAGGTCGTGCACGGCAAGCGCTCGCTCCTCGGCCGCATGCCCGGCGACGAGTGGCAGCGCTTTGCGAATTTGCGCGCCTATTACAGCTTCATGTTCGGCCATCCCGGCAAGAAGCTTTTGTTCATGGGCGCGGAAATCGCCCAGAGCCGCGAATGGAATCACGACCAGTCGCTCGACTGGCACCTGCTCGAATACAAATATCATCAGGGCATCCAGTCGCTGATCCGGGACCTCAACCGGCTCTACCGCGCGGTGCCGGCGCTGCACCAGATGGACTGCGATCAGGCCGGCTTCGAATGGCTGATCACGGATGACGCCAACCGCAACGTGTTCGGCTGGCTGCGCAAGGGATTTGACGAGCAGGCGCGGTGTCTCGTCATCGTCAACTTTTCGCCGAACGTCTATCAGAACTACCGGGTTCGCGTGCCATTCGGCGACAAGTGGAAAGAGGTGCTCAACTCGGACTCCGCCCATTATGGCGGCAGCAATGTCGGCAATATCGGCGAAGTCCATGCCGAGGGCGGCGAGCTACGCCTCACCATTCCGCCGCTTGCCGCAATCTTCCTCGTTCCGGAAAGCTGACACATGCGCCTGACTGCTGGATCGCCTGCACGCCTCGGCGCAAGCTGGGACGGACGCGGCACCAATTTCGCGCTGTTCTCGGCCAACGCTCAGAAGGTCGAGCTGTGCCTGTTCGACAGCCAGGGCCGCCGCGAACTCGAGCGCATCGAGCTGCCTGAAAAAACCGAGGATGTCTGGCACGGCTATCTCAACGACGTCTCGCCGGGCCAACTTTACGGCTACCGCGTGCACGGCCCCTACGAGCCCGAGCACGGCCACCGCTTCAACGCCAACAAGCTGCTGCTCGATCCCTATGCCAAGCGGCTCGCCGGACGGCTGGTGTGGAGCGATGCGCATTTCGCCTATCGCACCGGCTCGCCCCGCGAGGATCTGTCGTTCGACCGGCGCGACAACGCGCGCGGCATGCCCAAGGCCGTCGTCGTCGACGAGACCTTCAACTGGGGCCGCCGCGAAATTCGTCCCCACATCCCATGGGAAGACACCGTCATCTACGAGGCTCACGTCAAGGGTTTGACGCAGAAGCGAGACGACGTGCCGCCGAACCTGCGCGGTACCTATGGCGGGCTGTCCTCGCCGGCGATGATCGAGCATTTGAAGAAGCTCGGCGTCACCACGGTCGAGCTGCTGCCGGTGCACAGCTTCGTCGACGACCGCATCCTGGTGGAGAAGAAGCTCGCCAATTACTGGGGCTACAACACGCTTTCCTTCTTCGCGCCCGAGCTGCGCTACGCCCAGGACAATGCCCTCGACTCCTTCCGGACCACGGTGGCGCGCCTGCATGATGCCGGCATCGAGGTGATGCTCGACGTCGTCTACAACCACACCGCCGAAGGCAACCATCTTGGCCCGACGCTGTGCTATCGCGGCATCGACAACGCCTCCTATTACTGGCTCAATCGCGAGAATCCGCGCTATTACGACGACTTCACCGGCTGCGGCTCGTCGGTCAACCTCACCCATCCGCGCGTGCTGCAGATGGTGATGGATTCCTTGCGCTACTGGGTCGAGGTCTGCCACGTCGACGGCTTCCGCTTCGACCTCGCCACCACGCTCGCGCGCGGACCGAACGGCTATGATCGCGGCAGCTCGTTCCTGACCGCGATCCGCCAGGATCCGGTGCTCGCAACCGTCAAGCTGGTTGCCGAACCGTGGGATCTCG
The sequence above is drawn from the Bradyrhizobium amphicarpaeae genome and encodes:
- the glgB gene encoding 1,4-alpha-glucan branching protein GlgB, producing the protein MPKLPAEAYAIIEGRHSDPFHYLGLHPEGDKSVVRAFLPEASNVEALGEHGEVAPLDRVHDAGLFIGALPNGSKHYQLRAKFAGNVVEFEDAYRFPPILTDFDLYLLGEGTDQRLYDKLGAHPMRLEGVDGIGFVVLAPNARRVSVVGDFNFWDGRRHPMRVRGAGYWELFIPHAKAGDHYKFEIIGPHGHLLPLKSDPLAFASEVRPKTASIVFDEAHLPRPRPAPDGINALSAPMSIYEIHLGSWRRKNGDEWLTYRELAEQLPAYARDMGFTHLEFLPVSEHPFDGSWGYQPTGLYAPTSRFGTPEDFAALVDACHREGVGVLLDWVPGHFPDDPHGLGSFDGTAVYEHANPLQGRHLDWGTLIYNYGRTEVTNFLVSNALFWLERYAIDGLRVDAVASMLYLDYSRPPGAWIPNQYGGRENIEAINFLRRFNTEVFARFPQATTAAEESTAWPQVSRPVEFGGLGFGYKWNMGWMHDTLNYISKDPIHRKHHHGDILFGLHYAFSENFILPLSHDEVVHGKRSLLGRMPGDEWQRFANLRAYYSFMFGHPGKKLLFMGAEIAQSREWNHDQSLDWHLLEYKYHQGIQSLIRDLNRLYRAVPALHQMDCDQAGFEWLITDDANRNVFGWLRKGFDEQARCLVIVNFSPNVYQNYRVRVPFGDKWKEVLNSDSAHYGGSNVGNIGEVHAEGGELRLTIPPLAAIFLVPES
- the glgX gene encoding glycogen debranching protein GlgX, with the translated sequence MRLTAGSPARLGASWDGRGTNFALFSANAQKVELCLFDSQGRRELERIELPEKTEDVWHGYLNDVSPGQLYGYRVHGPYEPEHGHRFNANKLLLDPYAKRLAGRLVWSDAHFAYRTGSPREDLSFDRRDNARGMPKAVVVDETFNWGRREIRPHIPWEDTVIYEAHVKGLTQKRDDVPPNLRGTYGGLSSPAMIEHLKKLGVTTVELLPVHSFVDDRILVEKKLANYWGYNTLSFFAPELRYAQDNALDSFRTTVARLHDAGIEVMLDVVYNHTAEGNHLGPTLCYRGIDNASYYWLNRENPRYYDDFTGCGSSVNLTHPRVLQMVMDSLRYWVEVCHVDGFRFDLATTLARGPNGYDRGSSFLTAIRQDPVLATVKLVAEPWDLGLGGYQVGAFPSQWSEWNDRYRSAMRRYWSGEGSLIGDISSRMTASSDLFNHDGRRPRASINHITVHDGFTLADLFSYNEKHNTANGEDNRDGSNDNHSNNCGVEGPTDDPDILSLRRQLRKNVLACLMLAQGVPLILAGDEVGNSQSGNNNAYCQDNEIGWVGWDNLGKEGDDMVDFVGQLADIRRRFSQLRSHRWLDGRPKDGISYGALWLTPAGDEMTENDWKFPEGRFLSYVMGPMEPGSAAIFIVLNAAPEEIAFKLPKMTEYKGWQQILNTTDAKLNTIDFPPGSDSKAPPRSVLAFAGAL